The Deinococcus gobiensis I-0 genome includes the window AGCCAGACGAATCGGCAGACCTGACGTTCCTGCAGGGATCCTGAGTCAGCAGTGACGAGACTTCTGCCTGCGTTTCAGCTTCTGGGCGTTGAGACGATCCCCAACTCCTCCTTCGGCACCAGTTGGAGTTGCAGATGGCGGATATCGCGGGCATCTACCCGGTAGACCAGAGCCGCCTTGATCTTGCGGGCCGTCATCCGGTCAAGCTCGGCCTGTGAATTCACCACCTGGAAGTCGCTGCCAACCTCATCTGTGAAGGCAATCCGTCCTTGCTGCCGGGCTCTGACCCAAAGCGTCTCCGCCTGAGCGCCGTCCGTGTTGATCCAGAGGGCGTTCTGCACCACGGCGAAGACGTCTCCATCCTGTCCGGGCACAGCCAACTGCGGCGCCGCCGGATCGATGGGCAGTGTGGAAGGGACCGTCTGAACCTTCGCAGGGAGCGGGAAACTCGCGTTCCCTGTTCGGGTGTCTTCGAGCGCGGCGCTGAGCAGATCCACGGTCCACACCGGCGCAGCCGACGTGCCGAGCTGAAGCGCCACGTCACCGACATGAATGATGGGGTTCTTCAGGCCACTCACCTGGATGGGAAGGGTGGTCGCCCGCCTGAGGAAAGGCAAGACCTGTGGACTGTTCAGGTACCGTTCGCCCTTGATGTCCACGGTGCCGAAAGAAATTTCGGGTGTGCCGGCTGGACTGAGCAATAGCAGTGGCGTCGTGGGCGTCGCTGCTGGGAGTGCGCGGATGGGCACGCCACCTGCGGTCAAGGCCGAGAGCAGGTCGGTGACGTTCAGGAGGACACTGGGCTCAAACTGCCCTGCCCGGCACAGCTGCAGATACCGCTCAGGACCGCCGTAGGACTGCAGGAGGCGGG containing:
- a CDS encoding permease prefix domain 1-containing protein, whose translation is MKRTERYLQRAALGLWGRRRADVRAELRGAIEDKLYRYQLLGMSPEAAETAALRDLGSPHRLARSLGLVHTGTTTLRLSLLLGMAGLLSLQAVAQVATVKSAFGVERSDCRLAVPADFQTTADQVRYARLLQSYGGPERYLQLCRAGQFEPSVLLNVTDLLSALTAGGVPIRALPAATPTTPLLLLSPAGTPEISFGTVDIKGERYLNSPQVLPFLRRATTLPIQVSGLKNPIIHVGDVALQLGTSAAPVWTVDLLSAALEDTRTGNASFPLPAKVQTVPSTLPIDPAAPQLAVPGQDGDVFAVVQNALWINTDGAQAETLWVRARQQGRIAFTDEVGSDFQVVNSQAELDRMTARKIKAALVYRVDARDIRHLQLQLVPKEELGIVSTPRS